ctgtgatggaagaacccaggactgattcaatgaccgctgtgtagaagtGCCTCAGCatctccggtggcaggccgtgctttctcagaagacgcaggaagtacatcctctgttgggcctttttgaggacggagttgatgttggtcgcccacttcaggtcctgagagactgtaattcccaggaacttgaaggtctcgacggttgacacaaggcagctggacaacgtgaggggcagctgtggcgaaggatgcgtcctgaagtccacgatcatttctacagtcttgagcgtgttcagctccaggttgtgtcggccgcaccgcagctccaggcgctctgcttcctgtcgatatgcagaattgtcaccgtccttgatgaggctgatgacagtggtgtcatctgcaaacttcaggaattTGACAGttgggtgcgctgaggtgcagtcgttcgtgtagagagagaagagcagcggagagaggacacaaccttggggcgccccagtgctgatgctgcgtgtggatgaggtggcctcccccagcctcgcctgctgtgtcctgcccgtcagaaagctgtaaatccactggcagatggcaggtgagacgctgagctggagaagcttggatgaaaggagttcaggtatgatggtgttgaacgctgagctgaagtccacgaacaggatccctgctctgtcgaggtgttctaggatgaagtgcagtcccatgttgactgcatcatccacagacctgttcgcttggtaggcaaacagcagggggtccagcaggggacctgggACACTCTTGAGGCGGTCCAGcgcgagacgttcaaaggacttcatgaccacagatgtcaaggcgacaggcctgtagtcatttagaccagagattgcaggtttcttggggactggaatgatggtggagcgtttgaaacaggatggtacttcgcacagttccagagatctattgaaggtctgtgtgaagactggagcgagctggtccgcccAGACTTTTAGGCAGGACGGGGACACATGGTCTTGGCCTgacgctttgttaatcttttgttgtttgaagatgcatctcacatcctgttcatggatgggatggttaacgcagaagtcagaggtgtgattgtggtcggtgatgTGGCTGGCTTGGTGTGAAAgggtccttttcaaatctgcagtagaagatattcaagtcgttggctagtgtgctattgttctcagcttggggggatcgtcgcttgtaattagccagcgattggaatgcatgccagactgattttgagtcgttagcgctaaactgttttttcaactttgctgcatagttcctctttgcaatgttaatgacgaccccagggctgcacgaggtatagcacggtctgcgttttttagcgtagtatagcagtggtccaaaatgttattttccctggtaggacagtcaatgtgctgatTGTATTTAgagagtttgtggttgagtttagctttgttaaagtccccgagaataatgaggggtgagtccgggtgttttttatccaatttcgttgacttgttcggcgagcgttagcagtgcggcgttcgtgttagcttgaggcgggatgtacgcTCCAgcgaggatgaatgatgcgaactcacgcagcgagtagaatggcttacagttaaaaaacagcgactccaaatgcgggctgcagtgtgtgctgagctccgtgacgtccgtacaccatttttcgttgatatagaggcatatcccgccgccctatgttttccccgatgattccatgtggTGGTCTGCTCGATGAATAtcgaagccgggaagcatgacagcgccatcgggtacagcgtcgcaaagccaggcctccgtgaagcacatggcggcggaacgtccgaagtctttactggtctttaacagatgatgaagctcgtccattttgttgggtagggaacgttcattcgcgaggtggatcgacgggaacgccaatctgtgtcctctcttgcagagtttcacctgaatgccggctcgcttccctctgtggcgccatTTCCATCTCCATGTGTCGAAAACCGCGGACGTCGCCccggtaagtaactcggggaaaaaaactgagcggatttgcgaaagttggtgaaaaaaagtccggagtagcctccttgactgttagcaagtctccccttgtgtaagtgagtcgtgcaATGTCTctaaagacgaacgaaaaaccccaaaacaataCTAGATAGCGCGTtgccgaggcgaccacactggttgACGCCATCTTGGCATATCAAGTATGTCcaatttctaataattgctcacacaattgatttcttcacagcaagttgcttacctattgcagattcagtcttcccagcctggtgcaggtctacaattttgttttatggTGTCCTTTGatagctctttggtcttggctaTAGTGGAGTTTGAAGTGTGACTGTTGGAGGTTTTTATAccgatgagttcaaacaggtgccattaatacaggtaacgagtagAGGACAGAGGACCCTCTTAAAGACGTAGTTACAGATCTgcgagagccagaaatcttgcttgtttgtaggtgaccaaatacttattttccaccatcattTGCTAATTCTTtacaaatcagacaatgtgattttctggatttttcccccctcattttcTCTCTCATAGGTTAGGTATAccaatgatgaaaattacaggcctctctcatctttttaagtgggagaacttgcacaattggtggctgactaaatacgttTTTGCCCCACTTCATGTCAAAAAGGGAATGGGAATATTTCACTGCAGGTTCTCTGAGTTTAAAATCGTTCGTGAGCTTTCTTGTTCCAGGACGAGCACTTCGATgtgtatttcaggctgagcagggaggtttgaaagggagtttgaaagcctTCTGCAGAGACGtcttacagtctctcaggacctgaagtgggagaccaacaactccatcttcaaaaaggcccagcagaggaagTACTTCCTGCGGTTTCTGAGGCAGCACGGCCTTACACAGGAAGCTGTTGagccagttctacacagcagtcattgaatcagtcttgtgttcatccatcacagtctggtttggcgctgccacaaaaaaggacaaacttggACTGCAATGGACCATCAGgaaagcctaaaaaaaaatgtttttttaaattcatcagACCCCCCTACCCCCCCTTGGGACCTTGCACGCTGCCATAACCAAGACAAGATCATGCAAAATCcttttggaccctccacatcctggtcaccacctcttccagctccttgccTCAGGTAAGCACCATCgaaaaatgcaaactaaaacttgtagacattccaacagcttcttccctcttgccattaaactgctagaggctaagtgactctccgtagtgtttttatgtctcaaacgtatttattgtcaaaatggctgtctattgtcgtactacagCGACCCATtaactggagacaaattccttcggtgtttttgacatacttggcaaataaagacgatgcTGAAGTGGGCATAAGTAGAAATGTCCACAAATTTGAGTGACGATTGCTTGCAGTTAAGTGACTGagctttttcagttttttttcctacagTGAGCATAGAGAGGAGTTGCCAAAAGGTCTCCAATGAAATCAAACATGTTGGATTTCACCTTGACCCCCTGGCGACGCGGCTAGTCTCCAGCAGACATCACAAAGATTCAAGTCGCCATCAGGTCGCCAAATACTCTCCGGAccagtgagataggggtctgagtgtgaatggctgtttgtctatgtgcgccccacgattggctggcgaaagGTTccgggtgttccccgcctcccacccaaagtcagctgggataggcttcagctcacatGTGACCCttaagaggatggatggatggatgccaaaCAATCTTATTTGATATCTAATCCAGCTTTATCGGAACATATTGTGTAGGTCAAAGGGAGCAGCTCTAAAACATTATACTCAATCCACAAAATCCAGAGAAATCTTCTAGGTTTAAACTGAAAGTGAACATATCAGCAAAAAGATAACTGCACAAGATGAGGTGACACCATAATAGAtgtttaaattaataataaatgagaCAGGCTTTTTCTGTGCTACAACGGGCTCGCTTATTTCTTGACGCAAGTACCAAGATTGTCAGGACGTCCATTCCAAGCCTGTTTGTTGATTTGAATCTTAAAGTTGGTTTtgccaaagtaaaaaaacaactgtcttGCTTGTCTCAACCATGGCACTGtcaataaatagattttttaattattttttttttcaatttctggaACCGAGCAAATCTggggaaagcaaaacaaagcagaATAAAATGTTGTCATTGGTGTTCCGTGAATGAGCATAACACAGCAAAGCTTCAAAAATCTGACAGATTTGTTCCTAATAACATGttcattgaaatgaaaagtTTAGAAAAAACTAATTAAGCTCTTTATGTTAAGCATTCAATTTGGACAACACGCTTTTTAAAACGGTTTAGTTATTCCCGTCACAATAATGTGCTTTTAATATTGAATAATAATGGCTTAAAATACCCCAAATAGAATAAATACattctgatatttatatttcaggCTAAAGTAGATTGACACATACATGGTGgacaaaatattatatatatacaccgtattttcacgaccataaggcgcacttaaaagtagATTTTAGATTTTcgccaaaatggatggggcgccttataataaTAAGGCGCACATAAtgtcttatgtgtgcaccgagttccaaaatctgtaaatgttgttgtgtgacttcgatgagcgctccgcttgactgactaggagcatttcctgccgacagggTGCTTATAtggaggaaaggcggacgtgactgaggacagcatgcggacgttaaagggggaagggtgcgcgtgaaagaggacgctaaaggcatgcccccagtaggtatgtgcattgtgcaaaacaacatcggtttggctaaggacccacgaaaatggcacctacgaagagacacgcttacgaagcacagaagcacagtttaaactgcaagctatcagttacgcggaggaacatgggaatcgagcagccgcgagataattcaagatcaacgaatccatgtcctcgcaagtggaggaagcaggaaaacgccggcatcattgctgaacagcccccccggcaacgagactgactccgacaatgatgagagggaacccggcatgtttgatggagaacttgcccagctgttcatttcagatacagaatatgaggactttgatggatttgtggatgaggattgatcaaaaaataacatgaataaagtacaaccgaactcagttttgctcccgctgcctttttaaaaacatacgctagcatgcatgctagcgtatgcgcccaataatacggtgctcCTTCTGTATgtgttaaaaacagaaatagaccccgcaACTGAGaatgcaccttttaatacggtgcgccttatggtcgtgaaaatacggtacaattattaaaaatataaatatcaataGCAGTTCTGTCAAGAGTTTATTTAAAATCTGACACTGCAGAAATTAGTATTAAGATGATTGgcttaataatgatgataaaacATTGAAATTTCCGTTGATCAACCTTATCCGTTGATCGATTAATTTTGAATACCGGTTATCCTGTTCACAGTTGAGGGGAACAGGAGgccatctcagctgactttggacaaaaaGCTGTCAAATTccttgactggttgccagtcaattcccctgtagttggaacacaccctctggtcacccttcttaaaaagggggaccccTGGCGCCCTGCCTCCGAGGAGCGTTTTAATcaactcggtgacctcaaacccgggagggagataggagagcccgcctcagagtccacagactctgcttcctcttgggaaggcgtgttgctagaattgaggaggtctttgaagtattcatCCCCAcagactcacaacatcccgggTTGAGGTCAACAGTCCCCCATGCCCACAATACAGTGTTAATGGTGCACTCCCCTTTCTGAGACcctggatggtggaccataatttcctcgaagcctttcggaagtcattctccatggccaagtttttgcctcaggAACCACCAAAGCTACGTTCCCCTTGGCTAGCTGGTTCCCATCAGCTGCCTgcagtcccacaggccaaaatggCCCAAGAGGACTCGAGCTTGACGGTATTCCTTAGAGCTTGTGTCCACAGCAGGTTCGGTGATTGCTGCCACTACAGATACAGACCACCTTACggtcacagctccggttggccgcctcaacaatggaggcgcagaacatggtccactcggactcaatgtctccACCAGCCAAACGTtcacagcagaccctcacaacatgtttgggtctgccaggtcgaaccggcatcttcccccaccagcgGAGCAAACACACCAGCAGGTGGTGATCATTTgccagctccgcccctctcttcaccgaAGTGTCCAAGATGTGGTCggaagtccgatgacacgaccgcaTTGAACTGTGGCCTACTATGTCCTGGAGCCAAATGTAAGTATGGACACCTTTATGTCTGAACActgtgttcattatggacaatctgtgacgaGCACAAAAGTCTAACTTGGATTCTGCTCGGGGAGGGGGTACGGGGTGGTGAGAGGGTTCATGAGGGAGAAAAAGTGCaaggtcttagactggtcaagtcaatcaccggaccttaagcCAAAAGAgcagactgaagggagaaacccccagaaacaaacaaactaaaaagaggctgcagtaaaggcctggaaaagcctTTCAAATggagaatgcaacagtctggtgaagtcaatgggtcacaggcttgatgtagttattgcaagtaagggttatgccaccaaatattaaatgttattcaccaagttaatttaatgtctgttccaatacttttgctcacttgaaaagtgggtgggttcaaacaaaaggcgctctgtcctgagttgtttgaAACATCCAGATGTAaacaccatgaaataaaagctggaattctgaacttttgtctcatattcatcttttgatatgaaacccaaatgtcttcagtatacgacaaaaacaaaggaatggaacttgccgttccaatacttttggaggggactgtatattcccaaaagtattcacttacctgccttgactcatatATTAATTTAAGTGAAATCCCATACTTAATATAGCcagtttaaaatgacatttgtccaCCCTTTGCAGTTATAATAGCTTAAACTCTTCTAGGAAgcttttccacaaggtttagaaatgtttatgggaatttatgaccatttttccagaagcacatttgtgaggttacacactgatgatggacgagaaggcctggctctaagtctccgctctaattcatcccaaaagtGGTCCTTCAGGTTGAGGTAAGGATTGTGCAGACCAGTCAAGTTCCTCCACATTGAACTCTCTCATtcgtgtctttatgaaccttgatttgtgctgTGAAATCTCTCATCCATgactttatggaccttgctttgtgcactggtacaCAGACATTTTGGAACGGGAAGgagccatctccaaactgttcccacaaagttggaaatgtccaaaatattagcctctGAGCAatagtgaaaggaactctgaacgcttcagcataccaagagattttggacagtcaaactgtttggggattaccccttcctgttccaaaatgtctgtgtaccagtgcacaaagcaagatcCATAAAGTCATGGATGACAGattttggtatggatgaacttgacggACCTTGATAGAATCCTGCCatcaacccaatagaacactATTGGGTTGACTTCGAGTGGACAGTTAGCCTGACTTTTTCGGCCAAcagcagtgtgtgacctcacaaatgtgctcctggaagaatgggcagaAATTCCCATAAACGCACTTCTAAACTCTGTTGAAAGCCTTTCCACAAGAGTGCAAGCTATTACAGCTATCAAAGGGTataccaacatcatattaaaccacatgtatttagaatgggatatcactta
This window of the Phyllopteryx taeniolatus isolate TA_2022b chromosome 21, UOR_Ptae_1.2, whole genome shotgun sequence genome carries:
- the mgat1b gene encoding alpha-1,3-mannosyl-glycoprotein 2-beta-N-acetylglucosaminyltransferase b isoform X2; protein product: MKSFERLALDRLKSVPGPLLDPLLFAYQANRSVDDAVNMGLHFILEHLDRAGILFVDFSSAFNTIIPELLSSKLLQLSVSPAICQWIYSFLTGRTQQARLGEATSSTRSISTGAPQGCVLSPLLFSLYTNDCTSAHPTVKFLKFADDTTVISLIKDGDNSAYRQEAERLELRCGRHNLELNTLKTVEMIVDFRTHPSPQLPLTLSSCLVSTVETFKFLGITVSQDLKWATNINSVLKKAQQRMYFLRLLRKHGLPPEMLRHFYTAVIESVLGSSITVWFGAATKKDKL